Proteins encoded in a region of the Bactrocera tryoni isolate S06 chromosome 4, CSIRO_BtryS06_freeze2, whole genome shotgun sequence genome:
- the LOC120775009 gene encoding uncharacterized protein LOC120775009 isoform X3: MTFYWWSHWFWITTLSTILLSITLVHTYPSQEISLEYNQDSKSVKAVTKLHQTTTSLEWSTTTPAVLVTTSNKNTESDAVVAPIIQQQLNDNAGSTDEELVSEDVDTKQVEAAFSEIEDTSEHEKENIVENDDRPTAEEGEYKRSAESYNKTIEEPKGLADEESLEEPQVAAVVAEQRSVAIEESRQKLNRADEELSNYTNSSRKRDGIRGNATCVNCKAAAHEPSSTAEATRTLEAPKALTNNSTTTAVNANSRIDSMHSDTLEWLNAMAVAAALPVPKLLTNAPQATEIDREVVTVPTESATVDAAAAAATTQQRIPFTLENANKEDELRRAENEHRSRKSKVLSAEYKHINRYINYSSDSKSLLTRSAATTPNDFGGVEEGNISSEALSIQRTYFLDAGAISAICFTIFGVCCTVGTIGIVLYRRRYVNKPQALSEPDSSVYIDDSTMRDNSDEMYSLDNDSFLNSLEAMTIQNYWTDTVKHTKL, translated from the exons ATGACCTTCTACTGGTGGTCACATTGGTTCTGGATAACAACATTGAGTA CTATCCTTCTGAGCATAACCctcgtacatacatatccaAGCCAAGAGATTTCCTTAGAGTACAATCAAGACAGTAAATCCGTGAAAGCGGTGACAAAACTACACCAGACGACGACGAGTTTAGAGTGGTCCACAACAACACCAGCTGTACTAGTGACTACGTCCAATAAAAATACAGAATCAGACGCAGTTGTGGCACCAATAATACAGCAACAACTTAACGACAATGCCGGCAGTACAGATGAAGAGCTGGTCTCTGAAGATGTAGACACGAAGCAAGTTGAGGCAGCCTTTAGTGAGATAGAGGACACTTCCGAGCACGAAAAAGAGAACATTGTAGAAAACGATGACCGGCCAACAGCAGAAGAGGGTGAGTATAAACGATCTGCAGAGAGTTACAATAAAACCATAGAAGAGCCAAAGGGGCTTGCGGATGAAGAAAGTTTGGAGGAACCACAAGTCGCTGCGGTCGTAGCGGAGCAGCGATCTGTCGCTATTGAGGAAAGCAGACAGAAATTGAACCGCGCTGATGAAGAGCTGAGCAACTATACTAACAGCAGTAGAAAACGCGATGGGATCAG AGGCAATGCAACCTGTGTTAATTGTAAGGCGGCAGCGCACGAGCCCAGCAGTACCGCGGAAGCCACGCGCACGCTCGAAGCGCCAAAAGCCTTGACTAACAACTCGACTACGACTGCAGTCAACGCGAACTCGCGCATAGACTCTATGCACTCCGACACACTGGAGTGGCTGAACGCTATGGCAGTAGCGGCGGCGCTTCCAGTGCCCAAACTGCTGACCAATGCGCCACAGGCGACCGAAATCGATCGTGAAGTCGTCACGGTGCCAACAGAGTCTGCAACAGTCGATgctgcggcggcggcggcaacGACACAGCAACGCATACCCTTTACGTTGGAGAATGCCAATAAAGAGGACGAACTGCGACGTGCCGAAAACGAACATCGTTCACGCAAATCGAAAGTACTCTCAGCCGAGTACAAGCACATCAATCGCTACATCAACTACTCGTCGGACAGCAAAAGTCTGCTGACGCGTAGTGCAGCCACGACGCCCAATGATTTCGGTGGCGTTGAAGAGGGCAACATCTCCTCGGAGGCGCTCTCGATACAG CGCACCTACTTTCTGGACGCCGGCGCGATCTCAGCCATCTGCTTCACCATATTCGGTGTTTGTTGCACGGTCGGCACAATTGGCATAGTGTTGTATCGGCGTAGATACGTCAATAAGCCGCAGGCGCTGAGCGAGCCCGACTCGAGTGTCTACATCGATGATAGTACGATGCGT GATAACTCCGATGAGATGTACAGCTTGGACAATGACTCCTTTCTCAATTCACTGGAGGCGATGACAATACAAAACTACTGGACGGACACCGTTAAACATACAAAGCTTTAA
- the LOC120775009 gene encoding uncharacterized protein LOC120775009 isoform X2 yields the protein MTFYWWSHWFWITTLSTILLSITLVHTYPSQEISLEYNQDSKSVKAVTKLHQTTTSLEWSTTTPAVLVTTSNKNTESDAVVAPIIQQQLNDNAGSTDEELVSEDVDTKQVEAAFSEIEDTSEHEKENIVENDDRPTAEEGEYKRSAESYNKTIEEPKGLADEESLEEPQVAAVVAEQRSVAIEESRQKLNRADEELSNYTNSSRKRDGIRGNATCVNCKAAAHEPSSTAEATRTLEAPKALTNNSTTTAVNANSRIDSMHSDTLEWLNAMAVAAALPVPKLLTNAPQATEIDREVVTVPTESATVDAAAAAATTQQRIPFTLENANKEDELRRAENEHRSRKSKVLSAEYKHINRYINYSSDSKSLLTRSAATTPNDFGGVEEGNISSEALSIQRTYFLDAGAISAICFTIFGVCCTVGTIGIVLYRRRYVNKPQALSEPDSSVYIDDSTMRVSDNSDEMYSLDNDSFLNSLEAMTIQNYWTDTVKHTKL from the exons ATGACCTTCTACTGGTGGTCACATTGGTTCTGGATAACAACATTGAGTA CTATCCTTCTGAGCATAACCctcgtacatacatatccaAGCCAAGAGATTTCCTTAGAGTACAATCAAGACAGTAAATCCGTGAAAGCGGTGACAAAACTACACCAGACGACGACGAGTTTAGAGTGGTCCACAACAACACCAGCTGTACTAGTGACTACGTCCAATAAAAATACAGAATCAGACGCAGTTGTGGCACCAATAATACAGCAACAACTTAACGACAATGCCGGCAGTACAGATGAAGAGCTGGTCTCTGAAGATGTAGACACGAAGCAAGTTGAGGCAGCCTTTAGTGAGATAGAGGACACTTCCGAGCACGAAAAAGAGAACATTGTAGAAAACGATGACCGGCCAACAGCAGAAGAGGGTGAGTATAAACGATCTGCAGAGAGTTACAATAAAACCATAGAAGAGCCAAAGGGGCTTGCGGATGAAGAAAGTTTGGAGGAACCACAAGTCGCTGCGGTCGTAGCGGAGCAGCGATCTGTCGCTATTGAGGAAAGCAGACAGAAATTGAACCGCGCTGATGAAGAGCTGAGCAACTATACTAACAGCAGTAGAAAACGCGATGGGATCAG AGGCAATGCAACCTGTGTTAATTGTAAGGCGGCAGCGCACGAGCCCAGCAGTACCGCGGAAGCCACGCGCACGCTCGAAGCGCCAAAAGCCTTGACTAACAACTCGACTACGACTGCAGTCAACGCGAACTCGCGCATAGACTCTATGCACTCCGACACACTGGAGTGGCTGAACGCTATGGCAGTAGCGGCGGCGCTTCCAGTGCCCAAACTGCTGACCAATGCGCCACAGGCGACCGAAATCGATCGTGAAGTCGTCACGGTGCCAACAGAGTCTGCAACAGTCGATgctgcggcggcggcggcaacGACACAGCAACGCATACCCTTTACGTTGGAGAATGCCAATAAAGAGGACGAACTGCGACGTGCCGAAAACGAACATCGTTCACGCAAATCGAAAGTACTCTCAGCCGAGTACAAGCACATCAATCGCTACATCAACTACTCGTCGGACAGCAAAAGTCTGCTGACGCGTAGTGCAGCCACGACGCCCAATGATTTCGGTGGCGTTGAAGAGGGCAACATCTCCTCGGAGGCGCTCTCGATACAG CGCACCTACTTTCTGGACGCCGGCGCGATCTCAGCCATCTGCTTCACCATATTCGGTGTTTGTTGCACGGTCGGCACAATTGGCATAGTGTTGTATCGGCGTAGATACGTCAATAAGCCGCAGGCGCTGAGCGAGCCCGACTCGAGTGTCTACATCGATGATAGTACGATGCGTGTAAGT GATAACTCCGATGAGATGTACAGCTTGGACAATGACTCCTTTCTCAATTCACTGGAGGCGATGACAATACAAAACTACTGGACGGACACCGTTAAACATACAAAGCTTTAA
- the LOC120775009 gene encoding uncharacterized protein LOC120775009 isoform X1, which produces MTFYWWSHWFWITTLSTILLSITLVHTYPSQEISLEYNQDSKSVKAVTKLHQTTTSLEWSTTTPAVLVTTSNKNTESDAVVAPIIQQQLNDNAGSTDEELVSEDVDTKQVEAAFSEIEDTSEHEKENIVENDDRPTAEEGEYKRSAESYNKTIEEPKGLADEESLEEPQVAAVVAEQRSVAIEESRQKLNRADEELSNYTNSSRKRDGIRGNATCVNCKAAAHEPSSTAEATRTLEAPKALTNNSTTTAVNANSRIDSMHSDTLEWLNAMAVAAALPVPKLLTNAPQATEIDREVVTVPTESATVDAAAAAATTQQRIPFTLENANKEDELRRAENEHRSRKSKVLSAEYKHINRYINYSSDSKSLLTRSAATTPNDFGGVEEGNISSEALSIQRTYFLDAGAISAICFTIFGVCCTVGTIGIVLYRRRYVNKPQALSEPDSSVYIDDSTMRLISFDDLQDNSDEMYSLDNDSFLNSLEAMTIQNYWTDTVKHTKL; this is translated from the exons ATGACCTTCTACTGGTGGTCACATTGGTTCTGGATAACAACATTGAGTA CTATCCTTCTGAGCATAACCctcgtacatacatatccaAGCCAAGAGATTTCCTTAGAGTACAATCAAGACAGTAAATCCGTGAAAGCGGTGACAAAACTACACCAGACGACGACGAGTTTAGAGTGGTCCACAACAACACCAGCTGTACTAGTGACTACGTCCAATAAAAATACAGAATCAGACGCAGTTGTGGCACCAATAATACAGCAACAACTTAACGACAATGCCGGCAGTACAGATGAAGAGCTGGTCTCTGAAGATGTAGACACGAAGCAAGTTGAGGCAGCCTTTAGTGAGATAGAGGACACTTCCGAGCACGAAAAAGAGAACATTGTAGAAAACGATGACCGGCCAACAGCAGAAGAGGGTGAGTATAAACGATCTGCAGAGAGTTACAATAAAACCATAGAAGAGCCAAAGGGGCTTGCGGATGAAGAAAGTTTGGAGGAACCACAAGTCGCTGCGGTCGTAGCGGAGCAGCGATCTGTCGCTATTGAGGAAAGCAGACAGAAATTGAACCGCGCTGATGAAGAGCTGAGCAACTATACTAACAGCAGTAGAAAACGCGATGGGATCAG AGGCAATGCAACCTGTGTTAATTGTAAGGCGGCAGCGCACGAGCCCAGCAGTACCGCGGAAGCCACGCGCACGCTCGAAGCGCCAAAAGCCTTGACTAACAACTCGACTACGACTGCAGTCAACGCGAACTCGCGCATAGACTCTATGCACTCCGACACACTGGAGTGGCTGAACGCTATGGCAGTAGCGGCGGCGCTTCCAGTGCCCAAACTGCTGACCAATGCGCCACAGGCGACCGAAATCGATCGTGAAGTCGTCACGGTGCCAACAGAGTCTGCAACAGTCGATgctgcggcggcggcggcaacGACACAGCAACGCATACCCTTTACGTTGGAGAATGCCAATAAAGAGGACGAACTGCGACGTGCCGAAAACGAACATCGTTCACGCAAATCGAAAGTACTCTCAGCCGAGTACAAGCACATCAATCGCTACATCAACTACTCGTCGGACAGCAAAAGTCTGCTGACGCGTAGTGCAGCCACGACGCCCAATGATTTCGGTGGCGTTGAAGAGGGCAACATCTCCTCGGAGGCGCTCTCGATACAG CGCACCTACTTTCTGGACGCCGGCGCGATCTCAGCCATCTGCTTCACCATATTCGGTGTTTGTTGCACGGTCGGCACAATTGGCATAGTGTTGTATCGGCGTAGATACGTCAATAAGCCGCAGGCGCTGAGCGAGCCCGACTCGAGTGTCTACATCGATGATAGTACGATGCGT ttaatttctTTTGACGACTTGCAGGATAACTCCGATGAGATGTACAGCTTGGACAATGACTCCTTTCTCAATTCACTGGAGGCGATGACAATACAAAACTACTGGACGGACACCGTTAAACATACAAAGCTTTAA